One genomic region from Skermania piniformis encodes:
- a CDS encoding decaprenyl-phosphate phosphoribosyltransferase: MTEQQTARDVVEPATPPLGPPKNLPAAIVKAIRPRQWVKNVLVLAAPLAAGSINDIDVLIPVGIAFVAFCLAASGVYLVNDALDVEADRAHPTKRYRPIAAGVLPVNLAYGLAVVLFAGSIALSFLADWRLAVVMAIYIVIQLAYCLGLKHQYVIDICIVSSGFLLRAVAGGAAAGIPLSQWFLLIMAFGSLFMAAGKRYAEIQLTQRTGAKIRKSLESYTPTYLRFVWTLAATAVVVFYGLWAFERDQQQGSSWFAISMIPFTIAILRYAVDVDGGQAGEPEEIALGDRILQLLAVVWIGVVCVALYLV, encoded by the coding sequence ATGACCGAGCAGCAGACCGCCCGGGATGTCGTCGAGCCGGCTACCCCACCGCTCGGCCCACCGAAGAATCTGCCGGCCGCGATCGTCAAGGCCATCCGGCCGCGCCAATGGGTCAAGAACGTGCTGGTCCTGGCCGCGCCGCTGGCCGCCGGCTCGATCAACGACATCGACGTGCTCATCCCGGTGGGGATCGCGTTCGTCGCGTTCTGCCTGGCGGCGTCCGGGGTGTACCTGGTCAACGATGCGCTCGACGTCGAGGCCGACCGGGCGCACCCGACCAAGCGTTATCGCCCGATCGCCGCCGGTGTGCTCCCGGTCAACCTGGCCTACGGGCTTGCGGTGGTGCTGTTCGCCGGGTCGATCGCGCTCTCGTTCCTGGCCGACTGGCGACTCGCCGTGGTCATGGCGATCTACATCGTGATCCAGCTGGCCTACTGCCTCGGGCTGAAACACCAGTACGTGATCGACATCTGCATCGTCAGCTCCGGCTTCCTGCTCCGCGCGGTGGCCGGCGGCGCGGCAGCCGGTATCCCGCTGTCCCAATGGTTCCTGTTGATCATGGCGTTCGGCTCGCTGTTCATGGCGGCGGGCAAGCGGTATGCCGAGATCCAGCTGACCCAGCGGACCGGGGCCAAGATCCGGAAGTCGCTGGAGTCGTACACGCCGACCTACCTGCGGTTTGTCTGGACGCTGGCCGCGACCGCGGTTGTGGTGTTCTATGGGTTGTGGGCTTTCGAACGCGATCAGCAGCAGGGCAGTTCGTGGTTCGCGATCTCGATGATTCCGTTCACCATCGCGATCCTGCGGTACGCGGTCGACGTAGACGGGGGCCAGGCCGGCGAGCCGGAGGAGATCGCTTTGGGCGATCGGATACTCCAACTGCTCGCGGTCGTCTGGATCGGAGTCGTCTGTGTCGCTCTCTACCTCGTATGA
- a CDS encoding phosphatase PAP2 family protein: protein MRFGSEPVETRVLNAVQAGVGADPRVLAAARGMSHFGEHALGWIGIGAVGALLDRPRRRRWAGVAVGAVGAHAASIVIKRVVRRPRPDDQSVQVNVSTPSKLSFPSSHATSTAAAAVLAGELTGLPLPAVLVPPMLLSRLVLGVHYPTDVLAGAALGAASAAMVRAVERKLEES, encoded by the coding sequence ATGAGATTCGGATCCGAGCCGGTCGAGACCCGGGTGCTCAACGCGGTGCAGGCCGGCGTCGGCGCGGACCCGCGGGTGCTCGCCGCCGCGCGCGGCATGTCGCACTTCGGCGAGCACGCGCTCGGCTGGATCGGGATCGGCGCGGTCGGCGCGCTGCTCGACCGGCCGCGGCGCCGCCGCTGGGCCGGGGTGGCGGTCGGCGCGGTCGGTGCGCACGCGGCGTCCATCGTGATCAAGCGGGTGGTTCGTCGCCCGCGGCCGGACGACCAATCGGTGCAGGTCAACGTCTCGACGCCGAGTAAGCTGAGCTTTCCCTCCTCGCATGCGACCTCCACGGCGGCTGCCGCGGTGCTGGCCGGTGAACTGACCGGGCTACCCTTACCCGCGGTGCTGGTGCCGCCGATGCTGTTGTCTCGGCTCGTGCTCGGCGTGCACTACCCGACCGATGTGCTGGCCGGAGCCGCACTGGGTGCCGCGTCCGCGGCGATGGTGCGAGCGGTCGAGAGGAAGCTCGAGGAAAGTTGA